In the Parasteatoda tepidariorum isolate YZ-2023 chromosome X2, CAS_Ptep_4.0, whole genome shotgun sequence genome, ATCAGAaaagaataagatattttatgttcgctttttttaaaaaaattaactaattgatttaatttaaatatattcgattaataatgattaaaaaaaaacaagtttaagtaattttaaaagctaggaaatctgtaatgcctattgtggcctcataatatattttagtgttCACAGGATAACAATTTCACACAAAGAAGTGTAAACGAATGGTGTTGTGAATCACTTACACCTCCTTGATGTtaagtagttgccaccattgTTGGCGTTAAGAGACAGTGTTGAggaaataaacataaatgacACAAAATCAtccattttatcttttttattcagCTGCAACGTGTGATACATAACAATTATGAATGATCATAAACAGTAACTtcattgtattttgtttttattaataaacaattacatACTTACATAAGCCAGACAAAAGCTCATGCAGAATACTTCACCGGTGAAATTACTTTAATGTCATTACATACTACAAttctattaacaataaattttgcaacAGAAAATATCCACAATATGTTTGAAACAAATCTACAACAAACTTCTTTATACGTTCCATAATAATGAgaatttatataattctaaacaaataataataattctaaacaaatattaaaagaaaagcttaAGAGGCATTTGtagctaatatttaaataaatgaaataacatgaattactgtatttatatttacagaTCCGCTTAATTGCTTCTATTAAAGAGACATTTTGACGGATATAAGGAGACatactttaacttttaatacatttggCAGTACTTTTTTGCATATGGCACAAAATTGGTTTTTTAAGCTGACTAGAACAGTTacatttacctttttttttgcaaataaatgcaaacattttgcaatatttaattataaagaaattcatttcctctttaaaataataataattgaagcgAGGAAGGATATAactaatgtttttgaaaaaatttagttcttattttagtCAAAGTAACTATGATAcactcatttattttgtttaagtcTTTCTATTCCTCTAGAGGAGGAAGGCTCCAAGTCATAGTTTCGGAGTGGAAGAACGATTCAAGTCAATTTGGCAATAAATAATGAACGAGTAACCTTACAAAACCTTTATTTTGGTCGACTGTCAGGATTGAGTACGTCATAAATCTTAAATGTAGGTTAGGGATTTCCCCAATTACAATCTAAGAAAATCAGGACAACAAGACAAGACATGGTCTTGCACTGTCAACGTATAAACTTTATAACTACGAAATGtcacttcaaaaaattatcattcattttcTCAAGTAAAGACacatgtatttatatatacttaGATTGGTACTTGTAAAATTTCTTCCTTATCTCTCTATTTAATTGTCTAACATTGGTAGAGAGTTACATCGCCTGTGATTGGTTAGGTGCCAAactttccaagaaaaaaaaataataataattcgcaATCCATGGAATTTCATTATTTGCCGGAATCTGAAATTTATAGTTtcgtatttatattttcctttctttaaaaaataattttaactattcaaattatctattgttcacaaaataaataaaattttattttgtgaagtaATTATCTTTTCAAATCTATACTTGGTATTTTTATCCAGTTATTTGTGCTGTcttattctaaataaacatttccgataaaacttttgttttatagaTAAACAGTTATTTCTAGTAAAATGTATTACACATtacctaaaaatatatttaaaaatcaaatgatcaGTCATTTGCTGGTAATATAACGAgcaattttgaaagagttagaTGTTAGAAGAGTTACATGTAAACACTTGGGTCAATAATGAAAGAACCCagtttttatgataaaagttttagaaaagtaTACATTTCtagctttttgatggaattcctaaaaaaataattcattttgtaaaaatgaacgtaagttcatttagtttttatccGATTCAGTAAAATTTCCAAGGAATGCCACCGGAATTATAACTGCACTCtttgaaatatgtattattctaatttcattatttttcatcatttgatTCTTTTCACTTCAATAAAGATTTGTGATATTTATATCGAATTTCAattcattaagaattttaacacaaattcGTAAATATTGAATCTTATGGAATAATTATAATCGGAAATGcgcgaaaattttttttatgatgcagTTCAAAACCTACTGGTACCAAATCGATCAAATGAAACGACTGATTAataatttgctctttttttcataatattcgGCGAAAAACATCTCGATTTCATCACGATTTAAGTCGTATTATCTCTTTTTAAgtctctttttcaaaaagttgtttttttaaattatttatctttttagattattttgtatagttagtttattttcagattatttatgAACCTTGTTTCCTGTTAggaacttatttcaaaatattggtaGCAATAACTGAATTCATTCCGAGGGACGTGGTATtccattaaaaagataatttatctttaaagtttttaaaaataatttaatgccaCTTTATGTAGTCAATAACCTGTTTAGGAACTAAATATCATTACTAAAGATAGTAAtctaaatatattgtttcagTCAAAAATTTATGTCTGAATTCTgccaccactttttttttttttttttttttttNtttttttttttttttggttttaataagACGTTGTGACTACAGCTGCGAAAATGCagcattttaaagaaacataagaAATATCAAAGTATAGAAGAAGATGAAAGTGATCAAGTATTTATGCTTTGaccaattgaatattttgtagTGTTGTCTAACTTTTTAGTATAATAAAGTGTCATAACAACTTAACAAAATGtatctcttttattattaacatattacAACACTcacaattgtcaaaatttaagaatgaggatttattggaaaaaagttCATGGAAACATTATGTAATAGAAAACAAGATACTTCAATAATGAAAGACGTGTTTTTCATTTCGAAAACCTTATAGAAATCTTTCGTTGATTTATAAtggtatttttgatttaatatcgaaaatatttttaacaagctAATGAGAGAACAGTATATCACAAAATGTCATCAAATTTGGCACACTAAAAGGaagcacaaaattattttcttgaaatagttaaaacagTTCTTAAGCATATATAAATTGTCAATTTGATACAGCTTTTCAAGAAGTatctcaattttaaagaaaagaattaagagctataataataataaaaattgtagacaAACATCTAGAACAAacacttaatttcaaaataaaaatattttatatactctTTGGAAATACAATCTTTTTTAGTTATAAGAGCTGCCCTAATGAAATGTGGACATGTCAGATATCAGCGCCGCTATTTAGGGAATGTGAGAAGAGTGCGACGCATTAGACTATTTAATCAATTCACATAAGagcatctaaaataaattcaaactaataagGATGAACACAACACCACGAAGTAGTCATATTTTTTGTCGATGAAGGCAAACAAGCTGTTGCTCAGATGACATCAACAAACAACAATAGATTTATGGGAGATAATGGTGTTGATTTAACTCTTGATAAATTGATGTACACTTTTTCGGAATCtatttattcacaaatattAATGGTAGTCAGTGTTTCGCCATAAACATTAAACATTTGACTTAACCCATTAATATCCAGCAATAAACAATATATGAATATGaggaaagtatatatttatctGTATATATTTCCTTCTGTTACCTAccaatttagcttttaaaaagcCATGAATCTCAGTTccatatgtaaatattattgtagtATACAGAACTGTCTTCAAattaaatcgtaatttttaagCACTCGAGCTGTCATTTTAACGAAATCTTCTGAAGAGGAAGAAATGctcttaacactagattgcccaaggaagtcattttgactgctttttcatttcaattagaaaaacaatgatgtatataatggcacaatttcttggaattttgtgactttttgtcgaacatataatttttttattgttaatatttactaataacttgttatagaactgtaaataatataaaaaaaaatattaaaaattaattttaaacaaatttccttatacattagttattcttttacaatccaaTCCAgtaattttgactgcttttgggcaatttaggtatatactaagtttcagtctagTGTTAAGTGAACTTACTTTGTGATGCACTCTTCTCAAGGTGTCCACTTTTCATGCGGACAATTGAGCGGGGTATTGTCGTGCCAGCGACAGTTATTTATGTCATTAACATGTTTCACACATCTTGACTCACATTGATTCtgcacaaaatacaaaaagtggcagcaaaattattttactattagcATGTATACTTACGATCACCCTtaggcaaaatttttatatttaaatcatttattccaagtttaaattttaaaaatttcgattgtCATTTGATATTTATGATCATATGGGattattttcctaatatttataGAATGTTTTAAGAAGCACTTAAAACCGGCTCTATTATCTGTGAaagaagtgaaaataatttgtcttgccaccactttttataaaattttgagccAGAGAGATATGACAGAATCAAGTGAGAACTATTGATCCTATAGTTACAAATGGGAGATTAGATCTCTGTTGCGCTCCACATCCTCCATCATTATGCTTTAATAAGAGAGACATCCTTGAAAAAGTCTTACTACAGGCATTGcaactatattttttcacatcAGAATGAGTTTGTAGATGGGCGCGTAGGTTGGAGCGATCAGCAAATGCTCGACTACAATGAGGACATGCAAAAGGTTTTTCTCCTGTATGAGTTCTTATATGACCCTGAAGTAGCCATGGTCTTGAAAATGCTTTTCCACACAAATTACACTTACACGGTAAGGTATGAGTGCGTATATGCATTTTCAATGCTCCTAAAGAGACATAAATTTTATCGcaatatttgcaattaaatgcttttttttctaatgtaatGCAATGAAACTGTTTATGCCTGGATAAACCGCTATAGGTAGCATAGTTTTTACTACATGCGGAACAGAAATAACGGGCAGCTCCCGTTGAACTATATTTATTACCAGCTAATTCCTTACTTAATTCTCCACTCTCTGGTATAGATACAGATTCTTCGTTTTGAGGCCATATATTAGTATTATAAGATGGAGAATCCATATgggatttttcataaaaaccttCTGTCATTTGGATTCGTGGTGCTGATACGAGGGAAGGAGCTGCTCCTCCACCAAGAAGACCACTTCTCCAAGGTGGCACTGATGGTGGACTAACGAAATCTGTTGCTGGTCGAGGCATGAATGGAATAGGATAAGCCATAAAAGTTGGTGGATACAGTGATCTTTGCCAAGATTGAGCAGTTACACCAATGTCCGATGAGGAACGAAAATTTAATGCTTCCAGAGATGGTTTTAGAGGATGATTGGGTGAAGATCTTTCTATCATCGCAATTCCAATTGACGGAGTCATATTAGATGTTACAATTTTTGGGGAGAATTCAATCACACCAGGATAAGGAGGCGTTTCTGGTGAAGGACTTCTTTCGATTtctgcaaattttgttttaacactCAAATCATATGGTCTTGTAGACtctgaaatttacaaaaacaatctTTAGATAATAGTTTCCGAAATCATCAGCGttcaaaatttagttcattttttttgtttttttttttgagaaatatatatattgtaactTAAAAGAACACCATCTTCACTAGGATTCCCAGAGGTAGgtctattaatttaaagtatttgcaTCTCAGTTAAACTAAAAGTTTGAGAAAACAATTAAGCACAAAATAATGTATTgtatataaattagttttaataatatattacaattaaGCGGAAAAGTTAGTAGTTATGcttaggtaaaaaataaagctcttttatatatttcgaaTGTAGAAGggtattttaaaaacctatgaTTAATTCAAGAAAAGAATTGTGAAACTTGTTACAGTGACTGTAGTATCAAGAACTAAATTATGGTATccaatttaagtttaaagttacaaaatttccgtctagttttaaaaacaagaaaatgatcatttttagaaccgaataaaaccatttaaattattatcaggTCTGAGTAGTCACAATATCGCGATTCAgtcaaaagaaaattgaaatgaaaaaaaaaaatttttttttattaaattttaagcaggAGTCATTGTGGCtgaagcaaatatatatatatatattatatataaatgtattgtaTNtagatagatagatatatatatatatagatagatagatagatagatagatagatagatagatagacatATTAGCATTTAAGGTCATGAGTGTTTcagttaaagtttttaatttgaaatcagtgtGTATGGCTTTGTTTCTTCTATAATAAGGTCTGTTTTATTCttctaagcattttattttggaatatgTGCTAAGTTTGTGATCTATTTATGATTGCTGGAGATGCATATGTGATTATTGATCGTATGTAAGTTAACGTTTGTTTTAAAGAGACATTTTTGAGTAGGCACCTGTTatacagtttaatttattaaaaggcttttgcaatgattttagcggttatttcagtttaaatctCTATTGATGGTGAAGACCAAGATATGTGACTTTGTTGACGATACTAGTGCTATCATAAAACTGACTATCAATTTGCACTATCGTTTGGAAGGATTTTAATGGTAGTAAACATTTGTCtgttttacgatttttttaaaaatttgctttgattactatttaaactgatgaaaaccgattaaaattatatcataaatcAATTCGGCAATCAATGATAAATTGAGAAGAACCAATTTGGATGCTTCTGAAACGTAAATCACGCAAAATTAAAGTCATTTATCAGAAATCTGGAAACAAATGTTGATTGAActaaaaagaaacgaaaattgATATCATTTGCAAAAAACTAACCTAATTTTGTTTTGACCAGTGTAATCCTTTGAAACATGATAAAtacatagattaaaaaaaaaaaaacgttgttgggattgttctaaaattttaattggtttcTTGACTGAAACATACAATTTTACaaccataatttttgaaagatagttagcattataaactattatttttaatcttaaaagagAACGTGTTTCTCTTTTTAGATTTCTAAAAGGAATTTGCGTTATTtacattagaaattttcaatttgaaataaaactagacACAGACATATTGAACATGACTAACTGTATAATTTCATTGctttacattgtttaaaaaaatcctaaaagttggaaaaaaatttattcactgcttctaatttaataaaacaacgtctttattttacaatattttttgacactGTCGAACGGATACTCTATCATCGAAAGTTTGTAAAGACCAAATACCATAGAAAAAATGAGaatccaaaatttaaagtaaagatagCGAGACCTCTTAGGGaaatattcttacattttgtatcaaaattattaatgagataaaaatagCTTCTATGACGTAAAGTGACATATGTCGGCGTAGATTGCTTATGTCGTTCATAAAACAAGATCATCACTTCTTATCTTTTACATAGCAGGTGTGATATTCAAGAGATACTTCAGAATTGGCAGATTTCTTGTGTTCTAGAGGTCAATTTTCTAGATGTAGGGAACCaaaatagaaacttttaaagcaaatag is a window encoding:
- the LOC107443696 gene encoding protein snail homolog Sna, whose protein sequence is MPRQFMIKKSSPDKDKMHPEKPFVEEKKEDFTHTESTRPYDLSVKTKFAEIERSPSPETPPYPGVIEFSPKIVTSNMTPSIGIAMIERSSPNHPLKPSLEALNFRSSSDIGVTAQSWQRSLYPPTFMAYPIPFMPRPATDFVSPPSVPPWRSGLLGGGAAPSLVSAPRIQMTEGFYEKSHMDSPSYNTNIWPQNEESVSIPESGELSKELAGNKYSSTGAARYFCSACSKNYATYSGLSRHKQFHCITLEKKAFNCKYCDKIYVSLGALKMHIRTHTLPCKCNLCGKAFSRPWLLQGHIRTHTGEKPFACPHCSRAFADRSNLRAHLQTHSDVKKYSCNACSKTFSRMSLLLKHNDGGCGAQQRSNLPFVTIGSIVLT